Genomic segment of Primulina tabacum isolate GXHZ01 chromosome 11, ASM2559414v2, whole genome shotgun sequence:
ccctgagcacctttgcaagctctataaagaatcgataaaggggaaagaaaaagagacaaaCTTCattgaacgcagtgaccgtttgagtgattcaactcattttgatgctgctgattttatgaatgatttatctggaaatgatcaatatgttggtgggatagaaatgaacaatattgatgctactgattttctcaatgatttctctgagaatgaacaatataatggtagaatataaatgtacaataatttatttttcatgtattcatataataatgttttattgtacaattatgatatgtgttatatttacatatgtattgtcagtaatcttatttcattgcatatttttttttgaagttcaaatatggaaaatgctatgagctaagctgaagtttgcatacccgatagtggtacaacgcacactatcctccgagataaaagatatttcttggaactaaaaccaacaaaacaacggtgaatacaatatcaggtcctgtagacttgattgaaggatgtggtaaagcacaatttttgttacctaatggtacaaaatttttgatcaatgatgctttatattcaccacaatcgaaaaaaaatttgttgagttttaatggtatatattcccatgggtatgatactgaaacaatgaatgaagggaatgagaaatatatgtctcttatcacatataaatcaggaaagaaatatgtgattgaaaaactaccaatgctccctactggattgcattatacgcATATaatcccattgaatcaaacatggtagtagataattcttcaatattaatcaattggcatgatcgattaggacatcctggttcaacaatgatgcgaagaattatagaaaatacacatgatcatccactgaaagaccagaagatctttcagaataataagtttcaatgtaaagcatgttctcttggaaaacttattataagaccatcgccagccaaaatccaaactgaatcaccaatgtttcttgaatgtattcagggtgatatttgtggaccaatccatccaccatgtggaccattcagatactttatggtattaattgatgcctccagcagatggtcacatgtatgtttattgtcaactcgaaatgttgcatttgcaagattacttgctcaaataataaaattgaggaatcaatttccagattatacaatcaagaaaattagacttgataatgctggtggatttacttcccagactttcaatgattattgtatgtctatgggaatcattgttgagcatccagttgctcatgtacatacacagaatggattggctgaatcattgattaaacgtctgcaaatgattgctagaccaatgattatgaaaacaaagctccctatttctatatggggacatgcaattttacatgctgcttcattaattcgcatcagaccaagtgcatatcataaatactccccattgcagcttgcatttggtaaagaaccagacatttctcatctgagaatttttggatgtatggtgtatgtgcctattgcaccaccgcaacgaaaaaaatgggacctcaaagaaaggttggaatttatgtcggttatgatagtccatcaatcattcaatatcttgaacctcagacaggcgacgtgttcacagcacgttttgctgattgtcattttaatgaggaaatattCCCAATATTAGGGGGAGAAcaaaaacataccgaaaagaaaattacatggtatgtatcatcattgttacatctggatccaagaacaaaacaatgtgaaaaagatatacagcaaattgtgcacttgcaaagaatagcaaatcaaataccagatgcatttgcagacacaaaaggggtaactaaatcatatatacatgctgcaaatgcccctactcgaattgaaattccgaagaaacaaattgaaaatactcatgatgtcattaaacgcctgaagcgtggaaggccagtcggttccaaggataaaaatcctcgaaaaagaaaattcatagagaaacacgatgatcacaaaatatagAATgttgttcctgaagaaacagatgatgatgaaaatgttctgtcagaaccacaaactgacgagaatcatgaaatctctatcaattatattaatactggaaaaatatggaaccgaaaagatatagaagaaattgatgatatattttcttataatgtggcaatcgacatcataaatgataatgaagattatgaaccaaaatcttttggtgaatgtaaaaatcggcaggattggataaaatggaaagaagccatccaggttgaattggattcgttaaataaacgtaatgtttttggacctatagtccttacacctgaaggtgtaaaacctgttggatacaaatgggtttttattcgaaagcgaaatgagaaaaatgaaatagtaagatataaagctcgacttgttgcgcaaggtttttctcaaaggtctggaattgattatgaagaaacgtattctcccgtgatggatgcaattacgtttcggtatttgattagcttggcggtatctgaaaatttagaaatgcgtcttatggatgttgttacagcttacttatatggatcatttgatagtaatatatatatgaaaatccctgaaggatttaagatgcctaaagcacaaagttcaaaacccagagaatgttattatgtgaaattacaaagatcgtTATATGTGTTAAAGGAATCcggccgaatgtggtataatcggctaagtgatcacttgatgaaaaagggatatgtaaataattcaatatgcccttgtgttttcattaagaaaacaacatccggatgcgtaattattgctgtatatgttgatgatttaaacatcattggaacaaataagaaaattcaagaagttctgtcatacttgaaggaagaatttgaaatgaaggatcttgaaaaaatcaagtattgtctgggtttacaaattgaacaaaaagaatgtggaatgtttgttcaccagacaaattatacagaaaagatccttaaacgttttaatatggataaatcaaatcatttaagtactccaatggttgttagatcattaaacatagaaaaggatccattccgtccatgtgaagatgatgaagatattcttggtccagaagtaccatatctaagtgctatcagtgcccttatgtatcttacaaattgtacaaggtctgatatatcttttgccgtaaatttgttggcaagatttagcacatatccaacaaagagacactggaacggaattaaacatatattccgttatctacgatgAACGACAGaattgggacttttgtattcaaaagatgctaatccaagtataattggttatgccgatgctggatacttatctgatccacacaaggcacgttcccaaactggatatgtatttactcgtggaggcactgcaatttcttggcgttcacagaaacaaacgctcgtaacaacttcatcaaatcatgccgatattattgcactacatgaagcaagccgtgaatgtgtgtggttaaaatcaatgacccaacatatccaaatctcatgcggattatcattcgacgagaagcctgtgatactatatgaagataatgctgcatgtgttgctcaaatgaaagagggatacataaaaagcgacagaactaaacatattcctcctaagttcttcgcattcaccaaagagctagagaagaataaatgtattgatgttcgtcacattcaatcaagtgaaaactcatcagatctcttcacaaaggcacttcctacgtcaatattcagaaagcacatatataatattgggatgcgcaatctacgaaatttgtgaagaattgttcgtgtcaacatgagggagagcttacgtgactgcactcttttttccttactatggtttttatcccaattggtttttcctagtaaggtttttaacgaggcagtacaaaaacacgtaatgaagacatcatcgtatcatgatcatcatcacaagggggagtgttgaaaataatatttgaatgttgaaaaagtaatagttgaatatttgaatgttgaaaataagagttgtaaaattagaaatttgtgtgtgatgatgtaggtaatgatgtattttatttttggattatttgtaaagatttcctataaatagatctctcatttgtgaagaaattcacaattgagtagagagaaaaatattataaagtgtgtagtttggtaaattttgagagtttgagatttttactttttaccataaatttttacttttcacaacaGTAATCAATAAACTAACACCGTGAATTGACCGACTACATTGTCCAAAATGACAACCGTGTGAAAGGACCCAAAAAACACGTTAACTACAATAACCAAAAGAAGGAGTGAATTGGTATCTAGCAGGATTTGTATCGTTCCATTTTCAATAAACAGAACCAAAATTGGAACCATCTTCCCATTTTATGGTTGGCTTTCAGTTCCCAAAATAAGAAATTGGGACCACATCATAAATTTTAAtaagttttaagattttaattagtTGTACATACAcaaatgaatttatattttcgATTTACAAAAGTTATTTTTGATCCCTTGTTATTTCCATTTTAATAAGGAAAACAAACATATCATAATCTTTAATAATATATTTCttcgagtaggtctcttgtgataaTGATCTCTGTCACGacttgaattttcgaaaaaattcACATAAGCAATAAATCTCGAGATTCTTAGCTCAAACCTATCAAATCGAAGTGTGGTAGCTTATAGACTCCAACCCCCAGTTCATGAACCCAAACCTTCATCTCAAAGAAGCTTCATTCATGTTGTAATGAGAAGGGAAAAGCCGCAGGTGGTAGAGGAGCTAACAATTGGACAGCCTTTTCGTAAACCAAGATGACCTTTCGTTGGGCATGAAATTTGACCATCAGACTTGAAAGCTTTGGCGGACAAGTAATCGTGTAAATGGGGTAACTCTACAGCCATTCCTTCCCTATAAATGCTCGCCAAAAAATTTCGAGCACCGAGTGCTGTCAGGTCCGAATACTTCCAGCTATATTTTTGATCAGCAACCACGCTACAACTAAGGCAACATTCTTCCCTGATAGGTACAAGCCTAATATACTTATTTAATCCAActcaattaattatttgttggaTTAATAAGAATAAGCCCAATTTAATAAGCCTATTAATTTAGTTTTAATATTATTGAGGCCCAAAATTTGGATTGTGTTtgcaaaagcccaagcccatcAAGCACTCCTGAGAATCTATAAATAGAGGAACTCCCACACAATTCAAGGTATGCTctcatttttataaaatttctttGGTTCTCTGAGTTTTCTTTGAACTGcttactgacttgagcgtcagaGTGTCTATGTCGGGAACCCTCCCGACGCCCACTTAACGAGTGTTTGTGACGCAGGTGACGCCCCACAAATTAACTGTACATCGTCTACGTGGATCCGTTTACCAGTCAGGTGAGCTCGTTTACGGGCCGAGTGGACCATTTATTAATCAGTCGGATCTCGCGTGTGGAGTCTACGCGACTCATTTATTTTAGCTGCATCAGCTTGGCGCCGTCCGTGGGAAAACTGTCACTTCGTCACTCGAGGATGCACACTCGTTCGCACATCTCTCGCAACGTTTGGGATGAGGGACACCCGCCTATTATTCCTTCGCAGTCAGAGATGCTCATCACCCAAGAAGCGCTGAAAGCCATGATGGAAGAGACAGCCACTCGCGCAGCAGCTGAAGCAGTGGCCCAGATACTCGCACATCACCTACGTACTAATACTGGTGAAACAACTCCTAACGACCGTTCGACTTCCCATGTCCCCAGCAAGACGGCAAGGCGCAATGATGAAACATGCAATGAAGATGAATCAGATGGCCGTACACATCGCCCTCCTCCACAAAGAAAAAGTATCTCGCTCCACACTTACGCACGAGGATCTCGCACCTTCAATGAGCAAGACAGCCGATTGGCCGTTTTACCTACTAGGCGCAGCCCTTTTACCACTGCCATCTTAGCTGAGTCGGTACCAGTGGGAGTGAAAATACCCAACTTGCCAGAATACGAGGGAATGGGTGACTCACAAGATCATCTCGACAAATTCTATGCGAAGGCAGATTTATACGATATTAGTGAAGCTGCTTACTGCAAAATCTTTCGAACTACGTTATCCGGTCGTGCGCTTACTTGGTTCAACAAGCTCCCTCCAGGAACCATAGATAGATTGGAGCAACTAACTCAGCATTTTCTCGATCAGTTCTCTATCAACAAGAAATACCCAAAAACAGCAGCTTATTTATTTACTATAATTCAGAAGGAAGGGGAATGCCTGAGAGAATATGTACAACGATTCATGCAAGCTGTGCATGAGGTTCCCCATGTTAACTATGACCTGTTAGCCGGAATAATGCAGCAGAACCTCCGCCATCAAAAATTCAAGGAATCTATAGCTGGAAAGCCTCCAAACACTCTGGAAGAATTGTTAGAAAGAGCCGAAAAACATATACGCATTGAAGAGGCCATCGAACCATGATACTTATGGAAAAGAAGAAGGGAAGATGAGAGACCAGAAGGGACAAAGAGGGAGGAAAAACGAACGGCCCAAAGTCCGAGACTCCAGTACACTCCCTTAAAAGCACGCTTGTCAGACATACTGGTAGTAGCAGAGCAGCAGGGTTTACTGCAACCCTCGCGCCCGATGAAAGAAAATCCTAAGCGTCAAATATCTGACAAATACTGTCGGTTCCACAAAGATAAAGGTCATTCCACTGAAGATTGTTTTAGCCTTTGGGCCAAGATAGAAAAGTTGATCAAACGAGGATATTTAGGTGACTATGTGGATAGATTCTGCAGTCAGCAGAGAGGCAACAAGCGTCCCGATGACAATCGCCCAAGCGACCAGCATCGAGAACGGATCGAGAGGGGCAAAAAACCTGAGCAGAGAGAGGAGAACATGCCCACTGGAGTCATAATCTATGTTATAACCGGGGGCCCGCCTGTGGTGATTCAAACAATGCAAGGAAAAATCTCGCGCATGCTGCCAGACGTGATCAAAATTCCTCATGTTTAACCGTAACTCAGTCGATTAACGAGATATCGACAAAAGATGAAGAAGTATTTTTTGGAGAAGAGGACTTGGAAGCCGCTCGGGGGGAACACAATGACGCCTTAATCATTTCCGCCACGATTTCTAACTTTTGGGTAAAGAAAATATTGGTGGACTCAGGAAGCTCTGCAGGTATCATTTTTTATGGGGCATTCCAAAAGTTGGGTCTGAGTAATGCACAATTAATGCGAGTGAATACTCCTCTCGTCGGTTTTACCGGAGAAGTAGTTGAAGCAGTAGGTGAAATCGCTCTACCCATATCCTTGGGATCTTACCCGCGGCGAAGCACGAAAATGGTGAAGTTCTTAGTGGTGAAACCCCCCTCGGCTTACAACGTGATCATTGGTCGTCCAAGCCTCAATCTGTTTCGCGCCATTGCATCCACATACCACATGAAACTGAAATTCCCGACTCTAGAAGGGGCAGGAGAGGTGGTCGTACATTTTGCTAAATGCAGTGGATACTCGAAGAAGACAGGGAGCCGACATAGATTTCTTGAAGGGAAAGAAACAGAAACTTGAACAAGTTTCAAATGAAAAGGGAATACATCTCGTGGATGGAGAATCAAATTATAGAGAAAGGATGACCGCAACAGAAGCCCTCAAACATGTCGAGGTAGTGCCCGGTGATCCAAGAAAAACCCTCAGAATTGGGTCCAATCTGCAGACAGAAGTGGAAAACACTTTGACAACCTTTCTGCAACGCAACGTCGATGCATTTGCCTGGGGTGACGAGCCATTACCAGGGATACTTCCGGAATACGCACTTCATCATCTTAATGTGGATCCACGAATGAAACCGATTAAGCAGAAAAAGAGATCTTTTGGCCCagataaaaataaacatatagtTGATGAGGTGGAAAAGCTCATAAAGGCCAAATACATCAGGCATGTTTCGTACCCGGAATGGTTAGCAAATGTTGTGTTGGTTCCAAAGACTGGAGGAAAATTGCGTCTTTGCATAGATTTCACTGATTAAACAATGCATGCCCTAAAGATCTTTTCCCATTGCCTCGGATCGATTTGTTGGTCGACTCAACCGCAGGTTGCGAATTGCTCAGTTTCCTGGATGCCCACCTAGGGTACAATCAGATAGGATTAGCCCCAGAAGATCAAGAAAAGGCTAGTTTCATCACTGATCGAAGGATTTATTGCTATGAGGTAATGCCATTCGGACTCAAGAATGCGGGAGCAACATATCAGAGATTAGCGAACAAGATGTTCGAGAACTTGATTGGGAAGAACATGGAGGTGTACATAGATGACATGCTTGTAAAGAGTGTGCGAGCAAACAAGCATGTGGAGGACCTGGAAGAATGCTTTGAAATATTACGAAAGTATCGCATGAAGCTAAATCCAGAAAAATGTTCTTTTGGTGTACGAGGTGGCAAGTTCCTTGGATTCATGGTTTCACAAAGAGGAATAGAGGCAAACCCCGAAAAGATAAAGGCAATCTTAAGCATGACTCCCCCGCGGAGCGTGAAAGAAGTACAAGAATTAACTGGAAGGATGACTGCTTTGAACCATTTCATCTCTAGGTCTGCAGACAAGGGCTTGCCTTTCTTCAAAGTTCTAAGGCAAGGAAAGGGATTCAAGTGGAAGGAAGAATGTCAGCAAGCATTCGAAGACTTAAAGAAGTATTTGACCACACCGCCACTCCTAGCAAAACCCCGATTTGGGAACACACTGATGCTTTATTTGGCGGTCTCACCTGAAGCGGTTAGCGCTGTGCTCGTGGTGAATGAAGAAAAAGAGCATAAACCTGTGTACTACATCAGTCGGACCTTACATGGAGCCGAGCTCCGATATACCAATATTGAGAAATTAGCGTTTGCATTAGTAATTGCAGCAAGAAAGTTACGCCCATATTTACTATGTCACCAAGTGGTGGCACTCACCAATCACCCTCTAAAGCAAGTGCTATCTAGTCCAGAGGCATCGGGCCGAATGGTTAAGTGGGCCGTTGAGCTAAGCGAATTCGGACTTGAGTTTAAACCTCGCCCAGCTATTAAAGCACAAGTTCTCGCAGATTTTCTTGTTGAAATGAACAATAATGAGGCAGAAGGCTCCATTCCGACTTGGGTGGTCCATGTCGATGGATCCTCAACTTCGCACAGGAGCGGAGCCGGGGTATTGCTAGAAAGCCCTCAAGGTGATAAATTGATGCATTCCATTAAATTTCAATTCCCTGCATCAAATACTGAGGCCGAGTATGAGGCACTCGTAGCCAGAATTAAGTTGGCTCTGTCGGCAAGAGCAAGAAGCCTGGTGGTGCACAGTGATTCCCAGCTAGTCGTTAACCAACTCAATGGAACTTTCAAAGCCAAAGAGGAAAAAATGAACCAATATGTGACCCGAGTCAACGAATTACTCGCTCTACTGGAGAGCTACGAGATAAAACAAGTGCCAAGGGCAAAAAATAAAGTGGCAGACCGTCTGGCCAAGATAGCCAGCTCCTGGACTAACATAGACAACAGAACGATAACTTTCCTGACAATCAGTAAGGAGGAGGCAGAGAAGGACGGCTGCAACATCTTTTGCGTAGAAGGAGAAGAATCAAGCTGGAAAGAAGAAATTGTTAACTATTTAATGCGTGACGACCTCCCTCGAGATCCCGCCGCTGCACGTAAGCTAAGGATAAGAGCTGCGCGATTCAAAATTATAGATGGAGAGCTTTATAAACGAGGTTATTCTCAGCCTTTCTTGAAGTGTCTCACTCCGAGCAAGGCAGACTATGTTCTTCGCGAGATCCACGAAGGAATCTGTGGAAACCACTTGGGAGGGAAATCATTGGCTGCCAAAACCTTACGACAAGGTTACTTTTGGCCAACCATGAGGAAAGATGCCATGGAATTGGTTAAGCGCTGTCTATCTTGCCAAGAGCACGCCAATCTCCATCACCAACCTGCAACGTTGTTACAACCACTTGGAAGCCCCCTACCTTTTGCCCAGTGGGGAATAGACCTGGTAGGACCTTTCTCCCCAGCTACGGGGCAGCGAAAATTTCTCATAGTTGCCGTAGATTATTTCACGAAGTGGGTCGAGGCAGAGCCATTGGCGAAAATTTTGGAGAAAGACATCATAGGTTTCCTGTGGAAAAACATAGTGTGCAGGTTTGGGATTCCCCGAGCACTGATCTCGGACAACGGCACCCAGTTCTCCGGAGCAAGACTAAAGGAGTGGTGTCAGGGTCTCTCTATTAAACAACTATTTACGTCGGTCGGCAACCCACAAGCCAATGGGCAAACAGAGGTAACTAACCGAACTATCTTGCAGCATCTGAAGACCCGTCTCGGCAACGCTAAAGGAAACTGGGTGGAAGAATTGTCGAGCGCATTGTGGGCGTACCGAACTACACCGCGCACATCGACAAGGGAATCACCTTTCAATCTAGCCTACGGTGTTGAAGCTGTAGCCCCCGCTGAGATAGGATAAACTTCATTGAGGGTGAAACAATACAAGCAGCTTGAGAACGATCAGGCCCTTCGAGCCTCCTTGGATTTAATCGACGAATTGCGAGAGGAAACATCCGTCTGGGCAGAAAGGTATAGGGCACGCATGGCTAAGGCTGACAATGACCGAGTAAATCCAAGATCATTCCAAGTAGGAGACCTTGTGATGAGAAAAGCTGATGTCTTGCGCCCAGTCGAAAAACTTGACCCAAAGTGGGAAGGCCCCTATAAAGTGGTAGAGATAATCAAGATGGGAACTTATCGCCTCCAACACCAAAATGGGAAAGTACTACCTCGACCGTGGAATGTCGCAAATCTGAAGAAGTTTTATGCATGCATAGAGGGATGtagttgaaaaagaaaataatagtTTATATTTGGTTGTTTCCTGTGTCATCATTTTGCCCATGTATCTCCATCATTAcaatattcaataaaattatcAGTTATTCTCAAGTGTTAGCAAGGACTTTTTTCATGAGAAATACTCTGAATACGTATGCTTATATCATCTCCTACCCATGTAGTCGTCGAAGGCTCTAAAAAAAAAGAGGTTTGGCCAACCCCGTGGGATTGCCAATTCGACGGCTCCGGAGAAGGTCAGCGATAAAACAAGTCCCAGGATACCTCACCACCCTTAATGGGGGTTTAGGACTTCCCCTTGAGACAAAATCTTGGGAGATTGATCACATCCCAGATACACATAAAAGCAAGCATTACGTAACCACAAACAAAGCTACCAAATGTCGCACAATATGAGAGAAATCATATATGGAGTCAGCAAATATGAAAGTACCGTGGCCTCGGGCTCAAATGAAATGATAATCTAATCCATGCGAAAGCACAATAAAAGATATTGCGATAAATAACAAATGAAAATAAACAACTCTAAGGAGTACTAAAAACTGAAACTTAAAGCTATGTTTCCTCCTCAGCAGGGTGGAGCTCCAAGGCTTTAATCATCTCAGCATTGTCCAAAGGGACATCAAATGCGGAGCCTCTGCCCACCTCCAAGACGCTAGGCTCGATCATCATCACTATCTCTTCAGGCACAAGTTTCTTCCTCAGTTGGTTTCGACAGTCTAGCACTACCTCATCATGTATGATCATGGCACGATCAAGTACCTTCTCTCGAAATGCAGAGGATGCTTTGAAATTCTGAGCGCCTTTCTCCTCAGTACTTTTCAAAATACTATTGCCCGCCTCGGAGCCAAGAAATTGACCACCAGTCTTCACCTCAGTAGAATACTTCTCTTCAAGGATCGTAAATTCTTTTATCTTGTCCGCAAACTTTTCCTGCACTTGCATCAGCTCCAAGTTGGCCTTTTCTTTCTCCTGAGTAAGACGAATCTTCTCTTCTTTCAGCCGAACAACCTCTTCTCGCAGCTTATCTTGACAACTGCACAATTTTTCCTCCCGAACTCGCAGAGCACTAGCTAACGACAAACTCTGCAAAGATAAGGCCAAACGATCAAAAAGCAGACAAAACCCATAAGATGCTAACATAATAAGCACAATACCTGACACGAATTCCAGGCAAGGGAATGAGCAAATGAATCCGTAGACAGCGACACTAGACGGACCATGTCATAGTCTCCCACAATGCTCCGTCCTTTCTTCCATCCTATCTCCAGATCATCCAAATCCCAGAAAGAGTCAGTCTTCTCGTTATGGTTCACCCCGTCAACATATATATGCTTAACACGCGAAGTCTTGAAAGCTGTTCCTTGGTCATCCGCACGGGTCCTTTTAGGATTTTTTTTGTTCTTCCTCGTCCATTTTCTTTTCCACCCCTTCATATCCTCGTTTTTTCGCCTCTCCCCCCCACTCAGGGGCCTAATCTCCAAATATTTGTTTGATGGCAAAGAGTTACTTTTATTTAGCGAGTTAGAGCCCGACCCACGGACATGCTCAGAGCGTGCCGGTGGGAGTCCCCTACGCATAGTGTCACGAGAATCACGAGCAACACGATCCGCAGGCGCTCTACTATTCCCAGCAAACGGGGATTGCCTCCCCAAAGTGTTCTTGCGAGCCCGGATCATGGCCAAGTCAAATCTATCACCTGCAAATGAAGAGTTGCCGAAAAAGTCATATAAATAAGAGATAAACAACAAATTATAATGCAAAATTAAAATAGTGTAAAAACAAATTACAAACACAGAGTACAAAAAATACCAGCAGTTATTAAATTCCTAGGATTACAAAGTTCTTCAAAAAGACCTAAATCACGACATTGAAGTTGGAGTGCATGGTGAGTCCCTCTCATCACAATCACTCGAAGTCCCGAGCTCCAGACCACGGGTATGCCCCACCCGCATTCCTTAACATAGAAAAAGTGAGATTTCCAAGAACTTCTAGGAGACGGAATTCGGGACAAAAATTTACATTTGGC
This window contains:
- the LOC142519778 gene encoding uncharacterized protein LOC142519778, with amino-acid sequence MSDQDVGSLREVLGIPPECDIKVPRPQDDCHNPPPDYITLFLEYFTGGLMFPPQPLLVELVKSLGMSFSQLTPNAVIVYSAFCHKMKEIHMPLSVELFHSLFSTRTSKPDSHVYFQPRAKCKFLSRIPSPRSSWKSHFFYVKECGWGIPVVWSSGLRVIVMRGTHHALQLQCRDLGLFEELCNPRNLITAGDRFDLAMIRARKNTLGRQSPFAGNSRAPADRVARDSRDTMRRGLPPARSEHVRGSGSNSLNKSNSLPSNKYLEIRPLSGGERRKNEDMKGWKRKWTRKNKKNPKRTRADDQGTAFKTSRVKHIYVDGVNHNEKTDSFWDLDDLEIGWKKGRSIVGDYDMVRLVSLSTDSFAHSLAWNSCQSLSLASALRVREEKLCSCQDKLREEVVRLKEEKIRLTQEKEKANLELMQVQEKFADKIKEFTILEEKYSTEVKTGGQFLGSEAGNSILKSTEEKGAQNFKASSAFREKVLDRAMIIHDEVVLDCRNQLRKKLVPEEIVMMIEPSVLEVGRGSAFDVPLDNAEMIKALELHPAEEET